The genomic window CCCGGCGAGCGCATCGTGGTGGGCTCGCCCCTGTCCGAGGCCCTGGAACGCATGGCCAAGGCCCGCGCCGAGGGCCTGCGCGTGGCCGTGCTGGCCGACGGCGACCCTTTGTTCTACGGCATCGGAACCCGGCTGGTGGAACACTTCGGGGCGGACGCGCTGCACTTCACGCCGGGCATCACCGCCGTACAGGCTGCCTGCGCCCGCCTGGGCCTCACCTGGAACGATCTCGCCGCAGTGTCCCTGCACGGGCGAGACGACCCCGGCCCCTTGCTCGCGGCCCTGGCCGCCTCGGGCCGCGCCGCCGTGTACACCGATCAGGTCAACACGCCCTCGGCCATCGGCATGCTCCTGCTGGAATATTCCCTGGACGACGCTGTCCTGTGGGTGTGCGAGAACCTGGGCGGCCCCGAGGAGCGCCTGCGCCGCTTAAGCCCCGCCGAGGCCGCGCGCGAGGAGTTCGCCCCGCTCAATCTGGTGATCGTCCAGATTGCGTCCGCGTCGGACGCCCGGCCGATGCTCGGCCGACCTGACGATTTCTACCACCGCCACGACGGCCTCATCACCAAAGGCCCGGCCAGGGCCTGCTCCGTGGCGGCGCTTCGCCTGACGCCTGACGCCGTGCTGTGGGACGTGGGCGCGGGGTGCGGGTCGGTGGGCATCGAGGCGCTGGCGCTCATGCCGCGCGGGCGGGTCTTCGCCGTGGAGCGCGACCCCGAGCGCCATCAGGCCATCAAGGAGAACATCCGCCGCAGCGGCGCGTGGCTGGTCAAGGCCGTGAAGGGCGCGGCCCCCGAGGCGTTCGTGGGGCTTCCCGATCCGGACCGGGTGTTCGTGGGCGGGTCGCTGGGAAACCCTGGAGCCGTGGGCGCGGCAAAAGCGCCAGCTTCCGGCAAGGCCAAGCCGGGCGCGCTGGCCGAGGCCTGCCGCAGGCTGAAGCCCGGCGGGCGCATCGTGGCCAACACGGTGCTCCTGGGGTCGCTGCACGCAGCGCTGGAACATTTCCAGGCGCTTGGCTGGCCCGTGGAGGTCACGCAGGTGCAGGCCGGGGTGTCCGCCCCCCTGGCCGGGGACCTGCGCCTGTCCGCGCAGAACCCCATCTTCATCGTGGCTGCGGACAAACCCTCTTCTTCGTGATACAGGTTGGCGCATGCAGAGCATCTACGAATCCGTCACCAACATCTTCGAGCCCATGGTCCGCTTCTGGGAGAACCCCAGGACCGAGCGGGCCATCTCCGGGGCGCTGGTCATCATCTTCCTGGCAGCCCTGGCCTGCATCGAGCTCAAGCGGCACGGCCTGCTCCCCCCCTGGCTGCACGTCCTCACGCCGGACAACCACTTCCACGCCGTGGGCCTGGCCTTCACCCTGGTGCTCATCCTGGAGGTCATCGGGCTCATCTTCATCCTGCCCTGCTCCTTCTCCAAGTCCATGGGCAAGCAGTTCGAGATCCTGTCCCTGATTCTTCTGCGCAACTCCTTCAAGGAGCTGGTCAACCTGCCCGAGCCCATCCACGTCACCGCCGACTGGACGCCCATCCTGCACATCGTGTCCGACGGGGTGGGCGCGCTGCTGATCTTCGGGCTGCTCGGCGTGTACGACCGGCTCCAGCAGCCCAAGCAGACGCTGGCCCGCTCTGGCCACGCCCGCTACTCCTTCATCGCCTCCAAGAAGATCGTGGCCCTGTTCCTGCTCGGGCTCTTCACGGTGCTTGGGGCCATGGCCATCAGCGACGCCGTGCGCGGCAGGCACACCTTCGATTTCTTCGACACCTTCTACACCGTGCTGGTGTTTTCGGACATCCTGCTGGTGCTTCTGTCCCAGCGGTTCATCCCCGGCTACCTGGCGGTGTTCCGCAACTCCGGCTACGCCCTGGCCACGCTCGGCATCCGCCTCGCCCTGGCCGCGCCGCCCTATTTCAACACGCTCCTGGGCGTGGGCGCGGCGGTCTACGCCGTGGCCCTCACCTGGACCTTCAACCGCCTCTCCGACCGCTCGGACACTTCCGGGCGCACCGCAGCGCCCCAGGGCAAACAGCCATGACCTCCAGGATGCACTTCGTCGGCGCCGGACCCGGCGACCCGGAACTCCTGACCGTCAAGGCGGCCCGGCTCATCGCCCAGGCCGATCTGGTGATTTATCCGGGGTCGCTGACGCCCAAGGATATCGTTGATCTGGCCAAGCCGGGAGCAGAGCGCCTGGACAGCGCCTCCATGACCCTGGAACAGACACACGCCGCCATCATGGACACCCTCTCGCGCGGCGGACGCGTGGTGCGCCTCCAGGCCGGGGACCCCGCCCTGTACGGCACCGTCACCGAACAGGCCCGCCTTTTGGACGCCGAGGGCGTGGACTACGCCGTGGTGCCAGGCGTGACCGCCGCCGCCGCCACCGCCGCCGCACTCAAGATTTCGGTCACCGCGCCGGAAGTCACCCAGACGCTCATCCTCACGCGCCTTGCAGGGCGCACGCCCGTCCCCGAAGCCGAGGCCCTGCGCGAACTGGCCCGGCACCACAGCGCCCTGGCCGTGTACCTGAGCTCCACCGACCCCGAAGGCGTGCGCGAGGAGCTTCTGGCCGGGGGCTATCCGCCGGACACCTGCGTGGCCGTGGCCCACCGCGTGGGCTGGCCCGAAGAGCAAGTGCACGTCTGCACCGTGGCGGACTTTCCGGAGCTTGTGCGCCAGCGCGGACTGACCCGCCAGACGCTCTTTCTGGTGCTGCCCGGCTACGGCTCGGACACGCGCTCCAAGCTCTACGACCCGGCCTTCACCCACGGCAGCCGCCAGGGACATGAGCCAGCCTGACCCCGTCTGAACTCGCTTGGCCTCTCGCGCTTCACCCTGCGGCCAGCCGCGCGGCCAGAGCCACGAATACCGAGCCCATCACCTTGTTGCGCACCCGCGACAG from Fundidesulfovibrio putealis DSM 16056 includes these protein-coding regions:
- the cobM gene encoding precorrin-4 C(11)-methyltransferase gives rise to the protein MTSRMHFVGAGPGDPELLTVKAARLIAQADLVIYPGSLTPKDIVDLAKPGAERLDSASMTLEQTHAAIMDTLSRGGRVVRLQAGDPALYGTVTEQARLLDAEGVDYAVVPGVTAAAATAAALKISVTAPEVTQTLILTRLAGRTPVPEAEALRELARHHSALAVYLSSTDPEGVREELLAGGYPPDTCVAVAHRVGWPEEQVHVCTVADFPELVRQRGLTRQTLFLVLPGYGSDTRSKLYDPAFTHGSRQGHEPA
- a CDS encoding bifunctional cobalt-precorrin-7 (C(5))-methyltransferase/cobalt-precorrin-6B (C(15))-methyltransferase, yielding MKNRLTDPLIEVLGLGMGSSLNRAEMERLVSADVLAGGARLLARFAHLPGERIVVGSPLSEALERMAKARAEGLRVAVLADGDPLFYGIGTRLVEHFGADALHFTPGITAVQAACARLGLTWNDLAAVSLHGRDDPGPLLAALAASGRAAVYTDQVNTPSAIGMLLLEYSLDDAVLWVCENLGGPEERLRRLSPAEAAREEFAPLNLVIVQIASASDARPMLGRPDDFYHRHDGLITKGPARACSVAALRLTPDAVLWDVGAGCGSVGIEALALMPRGRVFAVERDPERHQAIKENIRRSGAWLVKAVKGAAPEAFVGLPDPDRVFVGGSLGNPGAVGAAKAPASGKAKPGALAEACRRLKPGGRIVANTVLLGSLHAALEHFQALGWPVEVTQVQAGVSAPLAGDLRLSAQNPIFIVAADKPSSS